The following proteins are encoded in a genomic region of Mycobacterium sp. 155:
- a CDS encoding alpha/beta hydrolase — MSAVRWVGAMLTVMLAVTCPVAHATPDGAAETPYGQPPVWGSCAPWVDASTIPTAQCGTVTVPVDWNDAANPQGAQAQLAVIRIPASGEKIGTLMVNPGGPGASAVNTVAGMGAALADTDIGRRFDLVGFDPRGVGHSTPQLRCRTDAEFDAYRREPMVDYSPAGVAHIEGLYRQLAQQCLDRMGAPFLANIGTASTVLDMDAVRAALGEQQINYLGFSYGTQLGAAYAAKFGDRVRTMVLDGAVDSSLDPITKNIRQMAAFQKAFDAYAADCAQSSGCPLGTDPTQFVARYHQLVDPLVEHPAATSDPRGLSYQDATTGTGNALYSARYWLYLTSGLLGLQRGTDPGDLLVLADDYQHRDSAGHYSNLQDAFTAIRCVDAQYPTDPAVWADADRRIRAVAPFLSYGQFTGYAPRDICALWPVPPTSTPHALHGLGPGRIVVVSTTGDPATPYQAGVDLARQLDAALVTFNGSQHTVVFNGNACVDTSVLRFFVDQVSPPNGLQC; from the coding sequence ATGTCAGCCGTGCGGTGGGTGGGAGCGATGCTGACAGTGATGCTCGCGGTCACCTGCCCCGTGGCCCATGCGACGCCCGATGGCGCGGCCGAGACACCGTACGGGCAGCCGCCCGTCTGGGGAAGTTGCGCACCGTGGGTAGACGCGTCGACCATCCCGACCGCGCAGTGCGGCACCGTCACGGTGCCTGTGGACTGGAACGATGCTGCGAATCCGCAAGGCGCACAAGCACAATTGGCCGTGATCCGGATCCCCGCCAGCGGCGAGAAGATCGGCACGCTGATGGTGAACCCCGGAGGTCCGGGCGCATCGGCCGTCAACACGGTCGCCGGAATGGGTGCGGCGTTGGCCGACACCGACATCGGCCGCCGATTCGATCTGGTCGGATTCGACCCGCGCGGCGTCGGGCACTCCACCCCGCAGCTGCGGTGCCGCACCGACGCCGAGTTCGATGCCTACCGGCGCGAGCCGATGGTCGACTACAGCCCGGCCGGGGTGGCCCACATCGAAGGGCTGTACCGGCAGCTTGCCCAGCAGTGCCTCGATCGCATGGGGGCGCCGTTCCTGGCCAACATCGGCACCGCATCGACGGTGCTCGACATGGATGCCGTCCGCGCGGCGCTCGGTGAGCAGCAGATCAACTATCTCGGGTTCTCCTACGGGACCCAGCTGGGCGCGGCCTATGCCGCAAAGTTCGGCGATCGGGTGCGGACCATGGTGCTCGACGGCGCCGTCGACTCGAGCCTGGACCCGATCACCAAGAACATCCGCCAGATGGCCGCTTTCCAAAAGGCCTTCGACGCCTATGCGGCCGACTGCGCGCAATCGTCCGGATGTCCGCTGGGCACCGACCCGACCCAGTTCGTCGCTCGCTACCACCAACTCGTCGATCCGCTGGTGGAGCATCCCGCGGCGACGTCGGACCCCCGTGGCCTGAGCTACCAGGACGCCACCACCGGGACCGGGAACGCGCTCTACTCGGCGCGGTACTGGCTCTACCTCACCAGCGGCCTGCTCGGGCTGCAGCGCGGCACCGACCCCGGCGACCTCCTAGTGCTCGCCGACGACTACCAGCACCGCGACAGTGCGGGTCACTACTCCAACCTGCAGGACGCGTTCACCGCGATCCGCTGTGTCGACGCGCAATACCCGACCGATCCGGCGGTGTGGGCCGACGCCGACCGGCGCATCCGGGCGGTGGCACCGTTCCTGTCCTACGGCCAGTTCACCGGTTACGCGCCGCGCGACATCTGCGCGCTGTGGCCCGTGCCGCCGACATCGACACCGCATGCGTTGCACGGTCTCGGACCGGGACGGATCGTCGTGGTATCGACGACGGGGGACCCGGCCACGCCGTATCAGGCCGGGGTCGACCTGGCGCGGCAACTCGACGCGGCGCTGGTGACCTTCAACGGTTCCCAGCACACCGTGGTGTTCAACGGCAACGCCTGCGTGGACACGTCGGTGCTCCGCTTCTTCGTCGACCAGGTATCTCCGCCCAACGGGTTGCAGTGCTGA
- a CDS encoding glutamine synthetase family protein: MDRQKEFVLRTLEERDIRFVRLWFTDVLGYLKSVAIAPAELEGAFEEGIGFDGASIEGFARVYESDTVARPDPSTFQVLPWTTSNGRHYSARMFCDITMPDGSPSWADSRHVLRRQLAKASDLGFSCYVHPEIEFFLLMPGPDDGSVPIPADNGGYFDQAVHDAAPNFRRHAIEALEQMGISVEFSHHEGAPGQQEIDLRYADALSMADNVMTFRYVVKEVALAAGVRASFMPKPFAEHPGSAMHTHMSLFEGETNAFHSADDPLQLSEVAKSFIAGILEHASEISAVTNQWVNSYKRLVHGYEAPTAASWGAANRSALIRVPMYTPRKASSRRIEVRSPDSACNPYLTFAVLVAAGLRGVEKGYVLGPQAEDNVWNLTPEERRAMGYRELPSSLGNALQVMENSELVAEALGEHVFDYFLRNKRAEWETYRSNVTPYELKTYLSL; encoded by the coding sequence ATGGACCGCCAGAAGGAATTTGTGCTGCGCACGCTGGAGGAACGCGACATCCGGTTCGTTCGGCTGTGGTTCACCGACGTGCTCGGATACCTCAAGTCCGTGGCGATCGCGCCCGCGGAACTCGAGGGAGCCTTCGAGGAAGGTATCGGGTTCGACGGCGCGTCGATCGAGGGGTTCGCCCGGGTTTACGAATCGGACACCGTGGCCCGGCCCGACCCGTCGACCTTCCAGGTGCTGCCGTGGACCACCAGCAATGGCCGGCACTATTCGGCGCGGATGTTCTGCGATATCACCATGCCCGACGGTTCGCCGTCATGGGCGGACTCCCGTCATGTGCTGCGCCGCCAGCTGGCCAAGGCCAGCGATCTCGGCTTCTCCTGCTACGTGCACCCGGAGATCGAGTTCTTCCTGCTGATGCCGGGACCGGACGACGGCTCCGTGCCGATACCCGCCGACAATGGCGGCTACTTCGATCAAGCCGTGCACGACGCGGCGCCGAACTTCCGCAGGCACGCCATCGAAGCACTGGAACAGATGGGCATCTCGGTGGAATTCAGCCACCATGAGGGCGCACCTGGCCAACAGGAGATCGACCTGCGCTACGCCGACGCGCTGTCGATGGCCGACAACGTGATGACGTTCCGTTACGTCGTCAAGGAGGTGGCGCTCGCCGCCGGCGTGCGAGCGTCATTCATGCCCAAACCGTTCGCCGAGCACCCGGGCTCGGCGATGCACACCCACATGAGCCTGTTCGAGGGTGAGACCAACGCCTTCCACAGCGCCGACGACCCGCTGCAGCTCTCCGAGGTGGCCAAGTCGTTCATCGCTGGCATCCTCGAGCACGCCAGCGAGATCAGCGCCGTGACCAACCAGTGGGTGAACTCGTACAAACGCCTGGTGCACGGGTATGAGGCGCCCACCGCAGCCTCCTGGGGTGCGGCCAACCGCTCGGCGCTTATACGGGTGCCGATGTACACCCCGCGCAAGGCCTCGTCGCGGCGCATCGAGGTGCGCAGCCCCGACTCGGCGTGCAACCCCTACCTGACCTTCGCGGTGCTGGTGGCGGCCGGGCTGCGGGGTGTGGAGAAGGGGTACGTGCTGGGGCCGCAGGCCGAGGACAACGTGTGGAACCTGACCCCCGAGGAACGCCGCGCCATGGGCTACCGTGAGCTGCCGTCCAGCCTCGGTAACGCGCTGCAGGTCATGGAGAACTCCGAGCTGGTCGCGGAAGCGTTGGGAGAGCACGTATTCGACTACTTCCTGCGCAACAAGCGTGCGGAGTGGGAAACCTACCGCAGCAACGTCACGCCTTACGAGCTCAAGACGTATCTGTCGCTGTAA